The Dehalococcoidia bacterium genomic sequence AGGTCGTCCTGAAGGAACCGGACTCGACGTTTTTGAGCAATATGTCCAGCCCGTTCAACCGGATGGTCGCGCGCGAGGTGGTCGAGAAGTACGGGGATGCCAGCAAGAACCTGGTCGGGACAGGGGCCTTCTTCCTGCAGAGCTATCGCACCGATGTGAGCTACAACCTTGTGAAGAACAAGGACTACTGGAAGAAGGGGCTTCCCTATTTGGACGGCATCAAGGTCGTCATCGTGCCGGACCCCGCCACCCGCGTCGCCTACTTCCGTTCCCGCCAGGCCGACATGTTCTCCGCGGTGATAGGCGAGCTTCAGAACCTGAAGAAGACCAACCCGGACATGGGCATTGCGCGCCGTCCCGTTGACCAGAACATCTTCTTCATGCACCCGGCCAAGAAGCCGTTCGACGACATTCGCGTCCGCCAGGCGTTCTCCCTGGCTATTGACCGCGACAAGCTCATCCAGGTGGTCCTGAGCGGCGAAGGCGAACTGAGCAAGTCCATTTACGGGCTCGGCCCCGCGTGGGGGCTGTCTCAGGACGAGCTGACGAAGCTCTATAAGCCGGACATCGCCAAAGCAAAGCAGCTTCTGGCCGAGGCGGGCTATCCCAACGGCCTCAGCGTGGAGGTCAAGGCCAGCGTGCGACGGCCGGACTCGGTTGAATCCCTGACCGTGGCCAAGGACATGCTCAAGGCCATCAACGTGGAGATCAAGCCCGTCGTCCTGGAGCACACGACAATCGTCGCGCAACGGGACGCCGGGGACTACGTCGGCATGCTCCACGCCGGAACGCCGACGCTTGA encodes the following:
- a CDS encoding ABC transporter substrate-binding protein, with product EAPDAQTYIFKMRRGVKWHSMEPVNGREFTVQDVLWNFKRKSADDKKLLRREQFQLIKSADVVDGQSIKVVLKEPDSTFLSNMSSPFNRMVAREVVEKYGDASKNLVGTGAFFLQSYRTDVSYNLVKNKDYWKKGLPYLDGIKVVIVPDPATRVAYFRSRQADMFSAVIGELQNLKKTNPDMGIARRPVDQNIFFMHPAKKPFDDIRVRQAFSLAIDRDKLIQVVLSGEGELSKSIYGLGPAWGLSQDELTKLYKPDIAKAKQLLAEAGYPNGLSVEVKASVRRPDSVESLTVAKDMLKAINVEIKPVVLEHTTIVAQRDAGDYVGMLHAGTPTLELTERITDYWAPKGRYHLNDAELGRMLTSMKQTADITRLKQLARQFDQRMIDQSWALFLFNANSYLLYHPWVKGVKEPATQDAHLMEAVWLDK